Within the Desulfarculaceae bacterium genome, the region GGATTCATCACCACCAGGCCCGGCCCGGAAGGCGGGGCCTCTTGCAAAAAGTCGACGGACGTGAGCTCCACGCCCTCGACCACTCCGGCGCGGGCCACGTTGTCCTTGGCCAGGGCCACCACCTTGGGATTGCGGTCGCGGCCGATGATGGGCGCGGCAGGCGCGCCCAGGGCATTGGCCGAGGCCTCGCGTTTCAGGTGCTTCAGGGCCCCTTCGCGGAATGACGGCCAGCGCTCAAAGGCGAAACCGCGCTGCCCGCCGGGCGGCAGGTGCCGCGCGATGAGCGCCGCCTCGATGGCCAGGGTGCCGCCGCCGCACAGGGGGTCCAGCAGGGGCGCGGCGCCGTCATAGGCGCAGAGCATGAGCAGCGCGGCGGCCAGATCCTCGCGCAAGGGAGCCGCGCCGCCCTGGGGACGATAGCCCCGCTTGTGCAGGTGCGCCCCGGTGGTATCCAGGCTGATGCTGGCCCGCCGGTCCACCCCGCGCACTTGCAGGCGCTGGGCCTCCTCGTCGCCGGGCTTTGCGGGTATTGGCGGCTCCAGGCCCAGGGACTTGAGCCGGTCCGAGGCGGCCTTGCCCACCACCTCGGCGATGCGGCCCTCGTGCTTGAGGTTGCTGGCGCTGAGGGACACGCTGATGTTGAGCGGCGCGCCGGGCGTGACGAAAAGCTCCCAAGGCACGGAATCGGCCTGGCGCAGCAGGTCTTCCCAGCGCCGCACCCGGAAGTCCTTGAGCCGTAGCCACACCCGCCCGGCGGTGCGCAGCCACAAGTTGGCCGCGTAGGCCATCTCCAGCTTGCCGCTGAAGTTCACCCCGCCCGGCTCGGGCGCTACTTCGCCCGCGCCCAAAGCAACCAGCTCGCGGGCGCAAAGCTCTTCCAGCCCGGGAGCGCACACCGCGAAGTAGCGGTGCTCCGGGACCCACACCTGGCGCTTGATGCGCCGCTCAAGATTGAATTCAGACATGCCGAGGTTTACCACGCGCCAGTGGGCAAGCCAAGCAGTCCCAAAAAAGAAAGCCGTTTTGAAAAAGCAGCCAGCCGATCTTGGCGGCACAGCCTGGCGGTTGGGGGCAAGGCGGCCCAAGGCTTGGGCAGCCAGAGGTTTCCCACCGGGAGCATCCAGGGCCGGTGAGAGCTAATCGCCACTCGACCCGATTCGCCTCCAGCGGCACGCTGGCGAGGGGGCGACGCAGGCGTAGTGTCACCTACGCCGAGGAGCACACGAGGCCGCCCAACATTGCCCACGGCCGTCAGGCGAAGCCGCGTCTAGATCATGGAGTCGGCCAGCTCGTTGATCACGTCGTCCGGGTTTTGCCCCGCCCTCTCCATGCGCGCGATGTTCTTTTCCAGGTCCACGCGCAGGCCCATGCGGTCCACGTCGCGGGGCTCGCGGCAGCGGCCCATGCGGCGGCACAAACGGTAAAGAAGGCGCTCGCGGTCGGGCAGGTTCAGGTACTCGTCCAGCTTGGCCAGCAGGGCGGGCTTGTCCTGGGGGAGCTGGCCGTTCACCGTCTCGATGAGGTTCATGATGTGGTCGGAGGCCACATAGCTGGTGATGCCGTCCAGGGTCTCGATGAACAGGCGTATCTCGGCGGCCACCTCGTCGTCGCTGATCTTCTGGAATGCGCCGGATTGCAGGTCCTGGTACAGCTCGATGCGCGGCGGCACGCGCAGGGTGCGCAAACGAATGAAGTCCGGGTTGATCTGGTTGAGCACCTCGGCCGTGGCGATGGCGTGCTCGCGGCTCCACTCCTTGCCGCCCAGGCCGGGCATCACGTACTCGCTAAGTTCCATGCCCGCGGCCTTGACGTTCTGGCCGCCCTGGATCTGCTTGGCCGCGGTCACGCCCTTGTTCATGAACTTGAGCAGCGGGTCGTAACCGGTCTCCAGGCCGATGTGGATGCGGTCCAGGCCAGCCTCGCGCAGCATGGTCAGCTCTTCCACGCTGCGCTGGGCGGCGGTGGAGGAGCGGGCGTAGGTGGTTATGCGCTTGGCCTCGGGCAGCTTGGCACGCAGATAGTTGAGCGCCTCGGCCAGCACCGCCGGCTTCATCACCAGGTTGTTGGCGTCCTGCAAGAACACGTTGCCCGTGTTGTAGTAGAGCCAGGCGGCCACGTTGTGGAAGGCGTGGCTCAGGCGCGGGTTGGAAAACACCGCGTTGACCACCGGCGTGCTGATCCGGCCGTGCTCGCCCATGGCCGAGGACAGCTCGATGATCTCGCGGCGCATCTCGGCCGCCGCGTCGATGTCGGCCTTGATCTCCTCCAGGGAGCGGCGGGAGAAGGTGCGGCGCTTGTACACCGGGCAGAACTTGCACTTGTTCCAGGGGCAGTTGCGCGTGAAGCGTAGCAGCAGGCTCTGCGCCTCCGACGGCGGGCGGATGGGGCCTTGCTCAAAATCCAAGGACGTGTCCAGGGCGGGTAGCGCGGTCACTAGGAGTCTCCTGGGCTCGGGTTAATGGCTGGATAATAAGTATGCGGGAGTGGTGGGATGTGTCAAGGATGGCGGGCGGGAGGGGCGGTGGGTTATGATGGGCGGGCTGTAATTAAGGCAAAAAAGAGAGAAGAAGAAAAGCAGGTTGGGTGGGAAAGAAGGGGGGCGTTGTGGCTAATCCGGAGCACGTGAAGATTTTGAAGCAGGGAGTAAAGGTTTGGAATAGGTGGAGGAAAAATAATCCGGACATAAAGCCTGATCTCTTCGAGGCAGATTTTGCCAACGCCGATCTTACCGACGCTAATCTCGATGGAGCAGCCCTCATCCGGGCGAACCTCGCAAATGCTAACCTCAACAGAACAAGTCTCGTCCGTGCAAGCCTCACCGAAGCGAATCTTGTCGATGTAAGCCTCACAAATGGAAACCTCACCGAAGCGAATCTCAGGATGGCGCATCTCATTGATGCTAATTTTTCTGGTGGGAATTTCCACAAAGCAGACCTCAGCGATGCAAACCTCATGGATGCAAAACTTATTGAAGCGGAACTTGTCAAAACGAATCTCAACAAGGCAGTGCTTTATGATGCAAATTTTTCTAGAGCTAACGTCAAGGGGGCGAACCTGAGTGATGCCGAAGTTGGATGGACAGTATTTGCAAATTTAGATTTAAGTAAGGCAATTGGCTTGGAATATGTTAAACACGAAGGCCCGTCAACAATCGGCATCGACACCATCTATCAATCCAAAGGCGATATTCCCGAATCATTCCTTCGCGGCTGCGGCGTTCCGGAAGACCTCATCAAGCTCATCCCTTCTCTACTTTCACAACCTTTTGACTTCTACTCTTGCTTCATCAGTTACTCGTCCAAAGATGACAGTTTCTCGCGCCGCTTATACGCCGACTTACGCGAATCAAAAGTCCGCGTCTGGTTCGCGCCCGAGGACATGAAAATTGGCGACAAAATCAGAGAGCGGATAGACCAGACCATACGCATCCACGACAAGCTCTTGCTCGTCCTTTCAGAACAATCCATTGAAAGTCAGTGGGTGGAGAAAGAGGTGGAGACTGCCTTTGAGCAGGAACGGCGCAACCCAGGAAAGACCGTTCTGTTCCCCATCCGCCTCGACGATGCGGTGATGGAAACCAACAAAGCCTGGGCCGCCGACATCCGCCGCACCCGCCACATCGGCGACTTCACGGACTGGAAAGACCACGACTCATACAAAAAGGCCTTCGACCGCCTGCTGCGCGACCTCAAGGCCTCCGAGAAATAGCCCCCACAAAAAACCAAGCCCCCGGGTCCGCGTGAACCCGGGGGCGAGGCCGGCCCTCCCCTCCCCTTGCAAGGGACAACTAGTGGACGGCACGGACCGGCCAATGCCCTCCCTGTCCCTGAGGTATGCCGGAGCCATATTACTTCATTGCGATAACAAAAAGAAAGCCCCCTGGACAAAAAAAGTCCAGGGGGCTCGTCGGGCTTGTTTTAGGGGCTAGAGCTGCTCGGCGATGATCTCGGCCAGGTCTTTGACCTCCAAGGTCTCGTCAACGTTCTCGCCCTTGGCGCTGTCCACGAACATGTTGATGCAGTAGGGGCAGCAGGTGGCCAGCACCTCGGCGCCCTTGTCCACCGCCTCGCGGATCTTGTGGGTGCTGAAGCGCTGCTCGGGCTCGGTCTCCATCCACAGGCGGCCGCCGCCGCCGCCGCAGCACATGGCCATGCCCTTGTTCTTGCCGAACTCCATGCGCTCGGCGCCGCAGGCATCGATGAGCTCGCGGGGCGCGTCGAAGACCTTGCTGTGACGTCCCAGGTAGCAGGGGTCGTGGTAGATGACCTTCTTCTCGTAGCCGCCCAGGCTCAGCTTGCCCTCGTCCAGGAGCTCTTTGAGCAGTTGGGTGTAGTGCACCACCTCGAACTCGCCGCCGAACTCGGGGTATTCCTGGGTGAAGGTGGTGAAGCAGTGCGGGCTGGTGGTGATGATCTTCTTCACGCCCTTGTCGTTGAACAGGTTGATGTTCTTCTCGGCCAGGCCCATGAACTGCTCTTCGTCGCCCATCTTGCGCAGAGCCTCGCCGCAGCAGGACTCCTCGTTGCCGATGATGCCGTAGCTCACGCCCGCCGCGTTGAGAATCTTGACCAACGCCTTGGCGATGGCCTGGGAGCGGGGGTCGTAGGCCGAGGTGCAGCACACCGAAAGGAAGTACTCCTGGCTGCCGTCGAACTTGGGCACGTCCAGGCCCTCGGTCCACTTCTCGCGCTTGTCGCGCGGCTCGGACCAGGGGTTGCCCTGGGAGTGGATGGAGCCCATGATGGTGCGCAGCATGGCCGGGGCCGCGCCGGTCTCGGCGATCATGGCCCGCATGGCCCGCACCACGTCGATGATGGCCACCTCGCGGGGACAGTTCTCCACGCACAGCTTGCAGGTGGTACAGGCGTAGAGGATGTCGTCGGACTCGAAGCCCTCCAGGCCCAGCTGGCCCATTTTGATGAGCTGGCGGGTGCGGAAGGGGCTTTCCACCGCGGGCCAGGGACACAGGCCCGAACACAAGCCGCATTGCATGCACTGGTAGAGGGTCTCGCCGCCCATCAGGGCGATGGCCTCGCTAACCTCCAAAAAGGGCGTGGCGGGCATATGTAGTATCTCCTTGTCTATAATCAGCCGAAGCGCGCCCACCTCCCCTGGGCGGCGCGCCGATCATGCGGGTGCCCCGAATCAATAGCACCATCCTAAAAAGGTGTCAAGAAAAGGCGACCATGGGGAATGCCTAGGGGTTGGAGCGGGATAGCTCAGGCCAGGGTGTTCCGAAAGGCGCTGAGCGCCTGGGGGATGACCGAGCGCACCACCGCCTCGGGCTCCATCTCCAGGCGGCGGCGCACCTGCTCGAAATCCGGGTAGGTTTCCAAGAGCTTCAGAGGCTTTTGGCCGGCCCCGGCGGCGATCTGGCGGTAGTCGCGGGCCATGTCGATGATGCTGTGGCCCCGCGCGCCGGGCGGCTCCAGCCAGCCCAGGCGGGCCATCAGTTCGAAGCGCACCTGATCCACCAAGTATAGGAAGGCGTCCAGGGCCTCCAGCTTGGCCCGGGCCTCCAGGTCGGCGTAGCGCTCGCCCGGCCCCAGGCCCCGCACCCCCAGGACCACGTCGTACAGGGCCAGGGTGGCCTGGTGGCCCAGCTCGGCCAACACGGCCAGCACCGCGGGCGGCAGGTCGGCCAGGCGCTCGCCGTGGGCCGGGGCGTGGTCCACCCGCTGGGGCCAGCGCCCGAAGGCCGCCTTGGCCTCGCGGTTTTGCCGCGCCTCATCCAGGCTGATTACTTGGCCGCTCACCCCGCTCCTTCCGGCCTACTTGAGGTAGGCTCGGCCCTCCTCGGCCGCGGGCAGGGTTACCAAGAACGACGCCCCGCTCTCACCCCGGTTGTGCACCTCCACCTGCCCGAAGTGGCGGGTCACGATCTTGTGCACGATGGACAGGCCCAGTCCCGAGCCCTCGTCCTTGGTGGTGAAGAAGGGGTTGAAGATGTTGTGCACGATATCCATGGGGATGCCGCCGCCGGTGTCGGTGACCTCGCCGGCCACGAACTGCTTGCCCTCGCGCACCACGCTGAAGGTGCGCACCGTGAGGTTGCCGTTGTCCTGGCCCATTGCCTGAATGGCGTTGAGGAACAGGTTCAGGAAAACGTGCTTGATCTGACGGTCGTCGCAAAACACCGGGGGCAGGCCGGTGCCCAGCTCCTGGTTCACCGCGATGTTCTTCTCGGCCAGCTCCCGGCTGATCAGCTCCAGGGACTGGTCGATGATCTCGTTGAGGTCGTGCTCCTCGAAGTGGCCCCGCGCGTCGGAGGAGAAATCCAGCATCTCGTTGAGTGTCTTCTCCAGGCGGGTCACCTCGTCGATGATCACGTCCAAATACTGGATGAACGGCGAGTCGTCGCCCACCTTTTTGCGCAGGCGCCGCGCGAAGCCGCCGATGGAAACCAGGGGGTTTCTTATCTCGTGGGCCACGCCCGCCGCGATCTCGCCCAGGGCGGCCAGCTTGTCCGACTCCAGGAGGCGGTTGCGCATCTGAGCCAGCTCTTTGTTCACCTGCTCCAGGTGATGGTAGAGCCGCGCGGTCTCCAGGGCCAGGCCGCCCTGGTTGGCCAACATGCCCAACAGCTTCAGGTCACGCTCGTTGAAGGGCCGCCCGCTGATCACGTTGTTGACCAACAGCTCGCCCACCACCTTGCCCTTGGCGAACATGGGCACGGCCACGAAGGCGCGCTCCAGGCCCAGGGCCTCGGCCATCTCCTGGTTCATGCGCGGCTCGTTGCGGGGGTCTTCCACCACCATGGTGGTGCCCAGGGCCACGCACATGGCCACCACGCTGTCCGGCGGGTCCAGGGGAACTTCCAGCGCGGCCAGGCTCTCGTCTGCCAACAGCTCGCGGCGGGGGCGGCTGTCGCGGATGTCTTGCAGGCTCTGGGTCAGCTCCTTGTGCAGGCCGTTCTCCACGTCCTTGGTCAGGCTGGCGATGGGCCGGAGCACCTTGGCGTCTTCGTCCACCAGGAAAAGCACCACCCGGTCGTGGTCCATGCCCGCGGGGTGGATCACCGCGTCCATGATGATGAGCACCGTGGCCTCGAAATCCATGGTGGTCATGAGCACGGTGGAGATCTCGTAGAGGGTGGCCAGGGCGCCCACCATCTCCTCGTTGCGCTGGACCAGCACCTCCATGCGCTGGAAGATGAGGGCGTTCTCCAGGGCCGAGGAGATCATGGAGGCCATGGTGACCAGCAGGTTGCGGTCCTCGGCGTTGAAGCGGGGCACCGCGTCCTTGTCCAGCACCATCTTCTCGAACACGCAGAGGTGGCCCGAGTAGTTGCCCTTGAAGCTCAGCGGCACGCACATGCCCTTGGCCGAATCCGGCGGCGCGCCTTCCTCGGGCTCCCCGCCGTAGAGCTTGCAGGCGTTGAGGCACTCGCGCTCCTGATCCAGACACGCGGGGGGCACCACCCCGAAGGCGGCCTGCAAGCGGGGCGGCTCGTTGGTGGGGGCATTGATGCACACCAGCCCGCCCTTGGCGCCCAGGAGCTTGGAGACCATGGAGGCGGCGGTGTTTAAGAGCTCGTCCAGCTCGATGGTGCTCACCGCCGCCCGGCCCAGGTCGCTGATCACGTTGAGCTCGGTGATGCGGCGCTTGGCCTCGAAGTAAAGACGATGGTTGCGGATGGTGCCGGCCATCTCCCGGGCCACCATCTGCACCAGGCGCACCTCGTCGCTGTCAATAGTCTGGCCCGGCGCGAAGATCAACAGCAGCACCCCGTAGAGGCGGTTGTCGTCCATGACCGGGAACAGGGCGGCCAGCTCGCCCGCCGCACACAGCGCGTCCAGGGCCGGATCGCCGTTGGGCGGCTCCATGACGATCAGTTGGTGGTCGCGGTCGCGGGCCACGCGGCCCAGCGCGCCCTGGCCAAAGGCCACCTCCAGGGGCGTCTCCGTCTTGGGCTGGCGGGGCCAGGCGTTGGCCTGGGTCAGGCTGCTCTTGGCGGTCTCCTGTAAAAAGAGCATGGCCAGGCGGGAGCCCAGGTGACTGTTGATGGTACCCAGGATGCTGTCCAGGCGCTCATTCACGTCCACCGAGGCGTTGGTGATCTCCACCACGTGGGCCAGGACATCGAAGCGTTGGGCATGATCCATGGCCTTACGCCTCCGTCCTGCGGCCCGCTTGGCCCAGGGCCTTTTGGTAAATTTCCACGTAGCGCGGCGCGGCGGCCTGCCAGGAGAAGTCCTGGGCCATGCCCCGCTGCATGATGCCGCGCCATTCCTCGGGCTTTTGGTAGGCCTCCCGGGCCCGGGCCAGGGCCCCCAGCATGGCATCCAAAGCGAATGGCTCGAACTTGAAGCCCGTGCCCGGAGTCTGGGCGGTGTGGTCGGCCACGGTGTCGGCC harbors:
- a CDS encoding radical SAM protein, whose amino-acid sequence is MTALPALDTSLDFEQGPIRPPSEAQSLLLRFTRNCPWNKCKFCPVYKRRTFSRRSLEEIKADIDAAAEMRREIIELSSAMGEHGRISTPVVNAVFSNPRLSHAFHNVAAWLYYNTGNVFLQDANNLVMKPAVLAEALNYLRAKLPEAKRITTYARSSTAAQRSVEELTMLREAGLDRIHIGLETGYDPLLKFMNKGVTAAKQIQGGQNVKAAGMELSEYVMPGLGGKEWSREHAIATAEVLNQINPDFIRLRTLRVPPRIELYQDLQSGAFQKISDDEVAAEIRLFIETLDGITSYVASDHIMNLIETVNGQLPQDKPALLAKLDEYLNLPDRERLLYRLCRRMGRCREPRDVDRMGLRVDLEKNIARMERAGQNPDDVINELADSMI
- a CDS encoding toll/interleukin-1 receptor domain-containing protein, which gives rise to MANPEHVKILKQGVKVWNRWRKNNPDIKPDLFEADFANADLTDANLDGAALIRANLANANLNRTSLVRASLTEANLVDVSLTNGNLTEANLRMAHLIDANFSGGNFHKADLSDANLMDAKLIEAELVKTNLNKAVLYDANFSRANVKGANLSDAEVGWTVFANLDLSKAIGLEYVKHEGPSTIGIDTIYQSKGDIPESFLRGCGVPEDLIKLIPSLLSQPFDFYSCFISYSSKDDSFSRRLYADLRESKVRVWFAPEDMKIGDKIRERIDQTIRIHDKLLLVLSEQSIESQWVEKEVETAFEQERRNPGKTVLFPIRLDDAVMETNKAWAADIRRTRHIGDFTDWKDHDSYKKAFDRLLRDLKASEK
- a CDS encoding (Fe-S)-binding protein; translated protein: MPATPFLEVSEAIALMGGETLYQCMQCGLCSGLCPWPAVESPFRTRQLIKMGQLGLEGFESDDILYACTTCKLCVENCPREVAIIDVVRAMRAMIAETGAAPAMLRTIMGSIHSQGNPWSEPRDKREKWTEGLDVPKFDGSQEYFLSVCCTSAYDPRSQAIAKALVKILNAAGVSYGIIGNEESCCGEALRKMGDEEQFMGLAEKNINLFNDKGVKKIITTSPHCFTTFTQEYPEFGGEFEVVHYTQLLKELLDEGKLSLGGYEKKVIYHDPCYLGRHSKVFDAPRELIDACGAERMEFGKNKGMAMCCGGGGGRLWMETEPEQRFSTHKIREAVDKGAEVLATCCPYCINMFVDSAKGENVDETLEVKDLAEIIAEQL
- a CDS encoding GAF domain-containing protein — protein: MDHAQRFDVLAHVVEITNASVDVNERLDSILGTINSHLGSRLAMLFLQETAKSSLTQANAWPRQPKTETPLEVAFGQGALGRVARDRDHQLIVMEPPNGDPALDALCAAGELAALFPVMDDNRLYGVLLLIFAPGQTIDSDEVRLVQMVAREMAGTIRNHRLYFEAKRRITELNVISDLGRAAVSTIELDELLNTAASMVSKLLGAKGGLVCINAPTNEPPRLQAAFGVVPPACLDQERECLNACKLYGGEPEEGAPPDSAKGMCVPLSFKGNYSGHLCVFEKMVLDKDAVPRFNAEDRNLLVTMASMISSALENALIFQRMEVLVQRNEEMVGALATLYEISTVLMTTMDFEATVLIIMDAVIHPAGMDHDRVVLFLVDEDAKVLRPIASLTKDVENGLHKELTQSLQDIRDSRPRRELLADESLAALEVPLDPPDSVVAMCVALGTTMVVEDPRNEPRMNQEMAEALGLERAFVAVPMFAKGKVVGELLVNNVISGRPFNERDLKLLGMLANQGGLALETARLYHHLEQVNKELAQMRNRLLESDKLAALGEIAAGVAHEIRNPLVSIGGFARRLRKKVGDDSPFIQYLDVIIDEVTRLEKTLNEMLDFSSDARGHFEEHDLNEIIDQSLELISRELAEKNIAVNQELGTGLPPVFCDDRQIKHVFLNLFLNAIQAMGQDNGNLTVRTFSVVREGKQFVAGEVTDTGGGIPMDIVHNIFNPFFTTKDEGSGLGLSIVHKIVTRHFGQVEVHNRGESGASFLVTLPAAEEGRAYLK